CGAACCGCGTTCGTACTCCGGTGTGCCGTAAGTCTCGGCGTGGTTGCCCCGATCGGGTGGCTCTGCTCGCGGTTGGGGATCGTTGGCGGTGCGGATGCCAAAGCGATCGGAACGCTTGCGCTCGTGTTTCCCGTCTATCCCACCATCTATTTTCGATGGGGTGTCCTCCCGATCGAACGGGCGTCCCACGGCGTATTCGCGCTTACGATCCTCACGAACACCGTGCTCGTGGGGCTGGTGATTCCGATCGTTCTTGCCGTCTACAACGGTATCAACGGCCGGATCCGTCCCACAATGTTCGTGGGTCGTCCGTACCGTATCGCTGACGTATCGTCAATCTATGGACAACTACTCGAAGATGAAACCGGTCGTATCCTCACCGGCGGACTCGATCTCGATGCGCTTCGGATGTATCTTCGGTGGCGGGAAACGTCGCTCGCTGCCCTCCGTGCCGCCCCCGATACCTACCGCGATCCCGTGAACTGTTCGAGCGCGTCGGCCGGAGACCAGTGGGGAGCGACGGCGTTTCTCTCCGAGATCGAGGGAACTGCGTACGGAACTACGCCAGATCAGCTGCGTAGGGGGTTGGAGTGGCTCTGTACACCGACGGTCGAATCAGTGTGGATCACTCCCGGCATCCCGTTTCTCGCCGTCGTCTGTCTCGGGCTGATGATCGCGCTCACCCACGGAGACGTACTCAGCACGGTGTTAGGAGCGTTCGGACTGGTATGAGATGACCCTCATACATCTACATTCACTTTCACCCGACTGTGCGAAGGTACTTATCCGGAGATGCATAACCACGACTCGATGGCCCGCGCGGAGAACACCGACATCATCGATCGCTTCGAGGAGTTCTACCGCACGTACTACCGCAACGAGATCGGTGAGCTGGCGCGCAAATATCCGAACGATCAGCGCTCACTGTACATCTCGTGGAACGACCTGTACCGTTTCGATCAGTCCCTCGCTGAGGACGTTCGAACACAGCCCGAGCAGTTCCAAGAGTACGCAGAAGAGGCGTTACGTCTCTACGATCTCCCGGTGGACGTGAGCCTCGGACAGGCACACGTCCGCGTGTATGATCTTCCGGAGACGACCGGGATCCGAGATATTCGTTCGCACCACCACGGACAGCTGGTGAGCCTCCGTGGAATCATCCGAAAAGCGACGAACGTCCGTCCGAAGATCCAAGATGCGGCGTTCGAATGCCAGCGGTGTGGGACGTTGACGCGTATTCCTCAGGCTGGCGGCGATTTCCACTCTCCACACGAGTGTCAGGGGTGTGAACGGCAAGGTCCGTTCCGGATCAACTTCGATCAATCGGAGTTCGTCGACGCTCAGAAACTCCGAGTGCAGGAGAGTCCAGAAGGACTACGCGGTGGCGAACGACCCCAGAGCATCGATATCAACATCGAAGACGACATCACCGGCGAGGTTACCGCCGGGGACACAGTCAGAGTAACAGGTGTGTTACATCTCGATCAGCAGGAGTCCCACGGCGAGAAGTCCACGATGTTCGATATCTACATGGACGGAGTGACGGTCGAGATCGAGGACGACCGGTTCGAAGACATGACGATCAGTGAGGAGGAGAAAAAACGCATCATTTCGTTGTCCGACGAAAAGGACATCTACCAGCAGATGGTCGCATCGATGGCTCCCTCGATCTACGGCTATGAAAAGGAAAAGCTCGCCATCATGCTACAGTTGTTCTCCGGAGTAACGAAACATCTCCCGGACGGATCGCGGATACGGGGTGACATGCACATCCTGTTGATCGGTGATCCGGGAACGGGAAAGTCCCAGCTGTTGCAGTACGTGAGAAACATCGCACCCCGTTCGGTGTACACCTCCGGGAAGGGGTCCTCAGCGGCAGGAATCACGGCCGCAGCAGTCCGCGATGATTTCGGTGACGGACAGCAGTGGTCGCTCGAAGCGGGCGCACTCGTGCTCGCAGACCAAGGTGTTGCGGCGGTCGACGAACTGGACAAGATGCGGTGTGTGACCGGTGATACCCTCGTCCGAACCGACGATGATGTCGTCCCCATCCGAGAACTCGCACACGACGCATCACAGCACGGTAACACCGAACACCATCGAAACGGCAAAACGATCCGTGGAACGGACATCGACGTGTTGACAGCGACCGACCACGATCGCGTGGTTCGCAGATCTGTCGAGGCGGTCCACGAGTACGACGCCCCGAACCGCCTGTGTGAGGTGACACTCGAATCCGGCGAGCAACTCACGGCGACGCCGGACCATCCGTTTTTCGTTCTCGATGCGGGAGAGCGCACCGAGACGCCGGCTCGATCGATCACGCCCGGCGATTCGGTGGCTGTTCCCGATAGGTCCCGAGCGATCACCGATGGTGGAACCGTCCACCGCACAGCCGTCTCACCGATTCGAGAACCGACACGAGATATCTCCTATCGTCGGGTCGAGACCACTCGGATGATCGAAGATCACGATCACGAGTCGGTGTACGATCTTACCGTCGTGGGGACACACAACTTCATCGCCAACGGGATGGTCGTCCACAACTCCGAGGATCGATCGGCGATGCACGAGGCCCTCGAACAGCAGGAGATCAGCGTCAGTAAGGCTGGCATCAACGCCACCCTCAAATCCAGGTGTTCGCTGCTCGGGGCTGCGAACCCAAAATACGGCCGGTTCGACGAATTCGAGGCAGTCGCGGGACAGATCGATCTCGAACCAGCCCTTATATCTCGGTTCGATATCATATTCACCGTGACGGACAAGCCGGATCCCGAGGAGGACAAGAAACTCGCACAACACATCCTCAACACGAACTACGCTGGAGAGTTACACACCCATCGGGCCGAAAACAGCGCGTCGGACGTCTCCCAAGAAGAAGTCGACACGGTTACTGAAGACGTCGAGCCGGCGATCGACGCTGATCTTCTGCGTAAATACATCGCGTACGCGAGACGGAGCTGCTTCCCGATGATGACTGAGGAGGCAAAGACCGCCATCGAGGAGTTCTACGTGGATCTTCGATCACAGGGGACGGACAACGACGCACCGGTCCCGGTAACGGCCCGGAAACTCGAAGCACTCGTGCGCTTGGCCGAAGCGAGTGCTCGTGTTCGTCTGTCCGACACCGTCGATTCCGAAGACGTCGATCGCGTTCTAGACATCGTGACTGCATCACTCGAAGATATCGGGATGGATCCCGAAACTGGAGAGTTCGATGCCGACGTGATCGAAACAGGAACGTCGAAAAGTCAACGTGACCGGATCCGCAACCTCAAAGGCATCATCGCCGAAGTCGAAGAGGACCACGACGTGGGTGCCCCACGCGAGGACGTGCTCGATCGTGTGGAAGCAGCAGGAATGGACCGAGAGAAAGCCGAATACGAACTCGAAAAGCTACGCCGACAAGGTGACGTGTACGAACCCCAAGCCGATACGTTCCGAACGGTGTGATGGACCGCATATCCGCCCTCAGAAACGTCGAAGACGCTCTCACGGAGTTCGAGGACGGCGAGATCGATCTCGGATCGATGGAGATCCGGGTACGGTCGATCCTTCGTACCTACGCGACGAATTTCGAAGAACGGGACGCGTACAAAGCCAGCGGCCCCCCACCGGTCGACGGTCTCATCGTCGTTGCTGATTCTCCCCACGATGCGCGCGAACGGATCCGAAGTCTCGTCGACGATGTCGACCGGTTCGACGTCGAGACAGTCGACTAACATCGACAACATGTCTTCTATTCTAACAATCTAACAATCATATTTATAAATCTTAATATAGAATTAAATATCAAGTGGATACGAGTAGTAATTGGATGCTCCTGATCATCACATACACTCGGTCCGCTCGGAGCAGCCTCCGAAACGTCCGTCGTTCTCACGAAGATGTCGTGGTTCGGTGGTTCGGTCGATCGGCGCTGTTCGAGGCGACAGAGCTCGGTGCGTTCCATGGACTTCGCCTTCGGGAAAAACACCCGAAGGCGGTCCAGATCGAACGGACTCGACCGTTCAACGAGTATAGGGAAGTACCCCAGCGCGTTCGAGAAGCGGTACGGGCGTACACAGAGCGTGAGCATAGGAGTACACCGTATGTAGCGTTCGCCGCTGGAACGGACCACCCGGATGTGGCGACGATGGCCCGGCGGGAGCTGTGAGAATAGAACGAGGCGACTCGGTGTGGCGGGGACGAGCTATCGATCTGTCAGGTGTCACCCCTCCGTTCGACGGGGCACAGATCATCGATGCGATAGCAGGGACGCGCGAGAAGCTTCGTGTCGTGTGTGAAGAGCCGTGTGAACTTTACGCACACGTGGGTCGGATCGAGCCAGAGATGACCGTACAGCGATCCACTGCGCTTGCCGCGGCCGCTCGGTCTCGGGGATGGTCGGCACCCCAAGACGAGGAGTACAGCCGAATACAGGACCGCATCGAGGAACTGTCGATAGCAGGCATCGACACCGATGACGCACGAAGGCGATTGGCTGAAACCACCGACGAAATCGAGCGACAGCGAGAACGGGTTGCTCGGCTACAAGGAGAGGTCAAAGCCCTCCGACAGCGTCCGGAACAGCAAACATCGGAACCGTATCAGGAACTCAAACGTGCAATACAGAAGCTCAGCGAGCTCGAAACCGAACGTGCTGCGGCCGAGCAGACGCTGGAACGAGCACGGGAACGCCAACGTCGACTCCACGATCGCTACGATGAGCGGCTCGCGCTCGAAGACCGAGCCGCGAATTTAGCGCGAGCCGCTCGCAGACATCTGTGTGACCGTCTCCACGACGAGTTTACACGGACGGTCGAGTCCGTTCCGGGAGCGGACGACGGCCCAGTGGCTACCGCGCTTGCGCTCGTCCGTCTGGGAGAGATCAGTGCCCCGATCGTGCTCGAATGTGGTCGATTCGACACTGTTCAGACGGCCGCCGACTGGCTGAACGTGCCGGTCATCGGCCTGTGATTGATAACCGATGACGAACCCACACACCGTGTGATTCTCACAGTGACCGGGTGGCCGAGTAGGGAGCGATCGGCGGTCACTTCTCACCTCGGTGTACATATGAACGCAGTCGTCGTTGACGGCGCACTGGAACTGAGTTGGGAACGCGACCCAGCCACCAGAGGACCGGACATCCACGATGTGCTCGCAGGACGAGCGTCCCCGATCGAGGCGGTGTGTCAAGACGGTCCTGTGGCAATCCTTCCGTGTGGACGTTCCATCGATAAAACCCCGGAGGTGGAGCTTGCTGAAGTTCTCCACGCCGTCGAGCACGAGTACAACACAGTTCTTATCGACTGGCCGAGGACGATGCACAACGTATCGTCCACTTCTCAGGGTGTGGTACTAGTATGGACATCCGCCGTTTTCGATCGGAATGAAGCGTGCGGGCCAGATGTGATGCTCGACACGGTTGTGGCCATCGCACTCCTCGGTGCCGACAGAACGACAGAAGCAGCCTTTAAACGGTTTGAACAGCAGTTTCGGGCGCTGTAACACCGATTCCGGGGATTCCCAGTTCGACCGTTTCGATGACGTCGGATCATTTCATAGCGGAACCGATCCAACGAGCGCTCCGTCGACTCGCTGATTCGGTTCAGACGTCGGTGAGATCGTAGTACGTCGACCGGAGGGTCACAGGCGTCACTCCGGCAACGGCAGCAGCGTCATCTTGAGTGAGACCATACGACGCTTCCTCGGCAGCAGTGTACAGACAAGCAGCGGCGATCCCTCCCGGATTTCGGCCGGCTATCAGGCCTCGTTCGTGGGCTTCCGTGACCAGTTCCCGAGCACGGCGTTCGATGGACTGGGGGAGATCAAGCTCACACGCAAACCGTGGGAGATACTCCGTAGGATCGATGGGTCCCGTCGGCAATCCGAGTTCGCGGTTGAGAGCGCGATAAGCCGCTTTCAATTCGGCTTCCGATGCACGGGCCGTCGCTGTGATCTCCTCAAGCGTTCGTGACACCGAATCCGCCCGGCACGTGGCGTAAATGACTGCTGCTGTGAACCCTTCGATCGATCGACCCCGAAGCAGATTCGCGTTCTGGGCTGAATCGAACAGCACACATGCACGATCTCGAATCGACGTCGGTAGAGACAGCGCGCTCGTGAGACGTCTAATCTCGGTAAAGGCGTACACTTGGTTGCGCTCGGCCTTCGTCGAGATCTGGGCCCGACTGTGCTGGCGGCGCATCCGAGCGAGCTGACGCCGTTTTCGTCCTTTCACCCGCGATGAGTAGCCGATCTCGGTCGATAAACCCCGATCGTGGCGCGATCGAGTGAGGGGTGCCCCCGTTCGAACAGGATTCGTGTCGTCGTCATCGAACGAGCGCCACTCCGGACCGTGATCGATCGGATCCTCACCAAGTACCAGACCACACTGTTCACAAACGCTTTCGGTTCCATCGTGTCTCACACGACTATCACATTCTGGACATGATGGGATTGCTGTGGAATGCATCACATATGAAACTATGCTCCATCTGACCTTTAAAAATGAAGTCGATGAGGGCGAATATCGACCGATGTGAGGACGAGAGCGTATCGGTTATTGGTAGGTTCGAGAACTACGGGGTTTGATAACACGCCCATATGAATAAACATTTAAGGTAGTATGATCCGTTCACAGGGGTGTGGGATTATCTGACATTGCCTCCGGGGTGAAGGTGACATCGAAGCAGCATGATCGGAGTATCGCGGCGGTCGATGCGACCGATACGCCGCTCTCCAATCGTTTGGCTCCGTTCGCCGACGATCTTCCGTGTACTGTCGAAGCGGCTGTGACGCTGGTCGAGTCGTACGTTGACGGGTCGAGCGTCGGAAAGAGCGCCCGGACGGCTGGTCTTGCCCCCGTCACTGGCGCGAAGACGTTGCATCTACTTGGCGAGCCGATCGCACCACTTTCACCGATGGGTCGCCGTGTGGTTCGGGAGTGGATCGATGCCCAGTGTACGCGGGCAGAGGCCCTCGAACTTTCGAACGCCAGCGAGGTGGAGTTCGCGCTTGCAGTGTTCGTAGAGACCCACGATCCACTGCCGGGCGTGCGTGAAACGCTCGAACCGGTGTTCACACCGGATTCGGCCAAACGGTCGACGATCACGAAACGCGACGTGTTGGCCGAGACGATGAGTAATGCGGACGATCTCCGCTAAGGGGTTACAACAGACCGTCTCGTCCGGTTTCGATCGTGAGGTCGAGCGTGGTGTCGAACACTGTTTCGACAGTTCTAGCCACGGCGGCAGTGAAGGAGGTGTCTGCGTGAAGTACTGTCGGTGTCCGATTTGGATCGGTAGTGTCGGGTGGGGGGAGCCGCCGCTCACTGCTCCCGTTTCCATCCGCGTTCGTCCGAATCATCGTCGGTTCGGGACAGCCCAGATCGGCGAGGCGGTCGTGAATCCGCACCCATCCGTCGATACCCGGACTGTTCGCACGGATGGCGACGACGATGTGATCGACGCTCGTGACAGCGGCGATGGCTTGGTTCGACGCGACTGGCGGGGTATCGACGAGTACGTGATCGAACGACGTGGTGGCCTCCTCGATCAGCTCCCCGAATCGGCGGGCCGCTGTCGGCGTCTTAGCCCGTGCGAGCCGTTCGAACGGCGCTCGGGCCGGACAACACGCTAGTCGCCCCTCGGGCGTTTCGAACTCGATGAGACCCAATGCCAGCGGCGCGTCGTCCAACACGAGCGCAGTCATATCGGGAGCGATCCGATCCGATATGTGATCGGACAAGCCTTGAGTCGCGTATGCGGCGTCCAGAATCACGACTGAGCGACCGTCCCGCGCTAGCATTCCTGCGAGTTCCAAACACGTCCGAGTCGTACCTGCTCCACCGGTTGCGCCGACGACTGCGAGGCTGCTCATAGATTCGTGGTGGCCCCCTTTCGGAATATAAATCTACGCGTCCGATCGACGAGACGGACATCAAACCCATAGCGTTTTACCCGATGGCGCACCACCGGATTTGTATGACCGCGGAGGGAATCGTCGGCGAGTATCTCGCGTTAAAGCGCGATTCGGACGCGGACTTGCTGGCGATGCAGATGGGTGATTTCTACGAGTTCTTTCATGATGATGCGAAGACGGTGGGTCAGGAGTTGGATCTGAAGGTATCGGAACGATCGAGCGGCGGCGAAACCTACCAAATGGCAGGGGTGCCGGTCGACGATCTCACACCGTACGTACGAGCACTAGTCGAACGAGGGTATCGCGTGGCAGTGGCGGACCAACACGAGACCGAAAACGGCCACGCCCGATCGATCACGCGGGTGGTTACGCCCGGAACACTGCTCGAAACGACGACGGAAGATGCCCAGTATCTCGCGGCCGTCGTGGAGGGGGCGGACCAAACCGAGGACACCGAGTACGGCCTCGCCTTCGTCGACATCACGACCGGACAGTTCCACGTTACGACAGTAACGGGCGAGGACGCCGTGCTCACAGAACTGTATCGATTCACGCCGACGGAGGTCCTCCCCGGACCCGACACGCGGAGCAACGATCGGCTCCTCGAACGGCTTGCCGAGCGCGTCGAAACGAACACCACACTCCACACGACTGAGGCGTTCGCACCCGGCCGTGCCAGACACACTGTACGCGAACAGTTCGGTGCAGTCAAAGAGAGCGTCGGCCTCGAACGCGAGACGGCAATCCGTGCAGCCGGAGCCGTGTTGTCCTACATCGATGAAACAGGGATCTCCGTGCTCGCTGCCGTAACGCGACTCCACCGATATCACCCCGACGACCACGTCGAACTGGATGCGACGACCCAGCGTAATCTCGAACTGGTCGAAACCATGACCGGTGGGGGACGATCCCTGTTCGAAACGATCGATCACACTGTGACGAGTGCCGGTAGACGGCTGTTAAAAGAGTGGCTCACACGTCCACGGCGCTCACAAAGCGAGTTAGAGCGCCGCCAAGCGTGTGTCCAAGCGCTCTGTGAATCCGCGATGGTACGCGAGGAACTGCGCGAGCTGCTTGACGACGCTTCGGATCTGGAACGAGCGGCTAGTCGGTCGGTATCGGGCAGCGCGGACGCCCACACCCTGCTTCGTGTTCGGGAGACGCTCGCGCTGCTACCCAAGGTGGCCGACCGGATCGAACGATCTGATCGCCTCGCCGGCTCGCCACTGTCGGAGATCGTCGGACGGCCCGACCACACTGCCGTTGTGGAGCTTCAGACAGCGCTGTCGGACGCGTTAGCCGATGATCCACCACAGACGCTCACCCAAGGAGAACTCATCCGTCGGGGGTACGACGACGAACTTGATGCACTCATCAAGGAGTACGAAAGCGCCGTCGAATGGATCGATACACTCGCGGAACGGGAGAGTCGTCGTCACGACATCGGACGGCTGTCGGTCGATCGTAACAAAACCGACGGCTACTACATTCAGGTGCCGAAATCCGAAACTGACGCCGTTCCCGACGAATACGAAGGGATCAAGACGCTGAAAAACTCCCAGCGGTACGTCACCGACGAACTCCGCGAACGCGAGCGCGACGTTCTCCGACTCGAAGAACGACGGGGAGAACTGGAGTACGAACTGTTCGAGGAACTGCGCACGCGCGTGGCCGAGCATGCTAGCCTGCTTCAAGACGTGGGTCGATCGCTGGCCGAACTCGATGTGGTTGCGAGTCTCGCCCGTCATGCCGTGCGCCACGACTGGACTCGGCCGATGCTCACCGGCCCCGGTCCGATCGACATTCAAGCCGGCCGTCATCCCGTCGTGGAAACACAGACTGAGTTCGTTCCTAACGACCTCTCGATGACTGAGGACTGGCGCTTTCTCGTGGTAACCGGTCCAAACATGAGCGGGAAATCGACGTACATGCGACAAACCGCGTTGATCGTGCTCCTCGCTCAGATCGGCAGTTTCATTCCAGCACGAGAGGCGACGATCGGTTTAGTCGATGGGATTTATACGCGGGTCGGTGCGATCGACGAGCTCGCACAAGGCCGGTCGACGTTCATGATCGAGATGCAAGAGCTATCCAACATCCTCCATTCCGCGACTGAGGAGTCGCTCGTGATCCTCGATGAGGTAGGCCGGGGGACTGCCACCTACGACGGAATCTCGATCGCGTGGGCCACCACGGAGTATCTTCACAACCGGATCAACGCCAAGACGCTGTTTGCCACCCACTACCACGAGTTGACCGACCTCGCGGATCGATTGCCCGGCGTTCACAACGTCCACATGGCGGCTGAGGACCGAGGCGGCGATGTCACCTTCCTCTGGACGATCGAGGACGGTCCCGCCGATCGGTCGTATGGGATCCATGTCGCTGAGTTAGCGAGCGTCCCCTCGCCCGTGGTCGATCGATCTCGCACCGTTCTGAAACGTCTGCGCGAGGACAAAGCGATCGACGTTCGAGGGGCAAAGAGCGGCACTGGCGACACCCAACAGGTGGTGTTTGATCTGGGATCGGGACAGTTCAAACGGGCGAGTGCTGACGGCGGAGACGAAACGGATGACGAACGTGAGGCCGTGATCGAAGAGCTGAGTGACATCGACGTGAACGAACAGTCTCCCGTGGAGTTGCTGTCGACCGTCCAACGCTGGCAGGAACGGTTGGAGGAGTGACGCGATCGTTCACGCGTTTCCGGTGATTATCTCCGCGACGCGTCCGCGGTCGAATAGCCGTTCGTCCTCGGGGATCTCAGGATAAGGATCCCCATCGACGTACCCCGGCCACGCTCCGAACTGGTCGGGATACAGCTGCTTTGCGGTCATCTCTAGTTGGAAGAGGTTCATGATCGGTCCCTGGTAGCGCATGCCCTGCGCGTACACCCGATCGTTCGATACGGCCGAAAGCCGCTTTCCGACGGGATGGTTCGCCATGGTATCGAGCACCTGCTCGGTGCTGTAATCGGGTGTCATGCCCCAGAGATGGAGGATAACGTCGGGATCAGCCTCGACCATCGCCTCATAGCCGACCTCTCCCCAGAGCTGCTCCCAGTTCCGATCGGCGAACGCGTCGATCGCGCCGAGTGGACGGGTATCCGCGAGCCAGTAGCCCGGTCGATTCAGGTGGTAGGTCCAAAACACGCCGTCACCGAGCGTCACCCGGACCGCAGTCGGCCGTTCATTTTTCGGTGGAAGCTTCGATTCGATCGTCGAGTGCATGTCGGCGTGGATCTTTTTGAGCGAGCGGTATCGCTTCTGTTCTCCCAGCAGCTCCGCGATCGCACCGAACAGCTCCCAGAGCGTGTAGTATTCGTATCGATCGGCGTATCCCTTCGGTGGATCGGCGTGCGTTCCGCTGTAGAAATTCCCGATCCACGGGGCGACGTGCTCTCGAACATCGGTTATGTCCGCTTGTGTCCAGCCTTTCTGGGTCGAGACCCACGCGGGGTCAGCGAAATGGACGTCACTGTCGAGTTCGTACAG
The sequence above is drawn from the Halocatena salina genome and encodes:
- a CDS encoding A24 family peptidase, which translates into the protein MFVTLPDLLRLLVVPCIAWTGYHDIQTRRIPNWIWLPLTVGGVVALLIDTSVVAGPVRTAFVLRCAVSLGVVAPIGWLCSRLGIVGGADAKAIGTLALVFPVYPTIYFRWGVLPIERASHGVFALTILTNTVLVGLVIPIVLAVYNGINGRIRPTMFVGRPYRIADVSSIYGQLLEDETGRILTGGLDLDALRMYLRWRETSLAALRAAPDTYRDPVNCSSASAGDQWGATAFLSEIEGTAYGTTPDQLRRGLEWLCTPTVESVWITPGIPFLAVVCLGLMIALTHGDVLSTVLGAFGLV
- a CDS encoding DUF7854 family protein, which codes for MDRISALRNVEDALTEFEDGEIDLGSMEIRVRSILRTYATNFEERDAYKASGPPPVDGLIVVADSPHDARERIRSLVDDVDRFDVETVD
- a CDS encoding DUF7855 family protein codes for the protein MLLIITYTRSARSSLRNVRRSHEDVVVRWFGRSALFEATELGAFHGLRLREKHPKAVQIERTRPFNEYREVPQRVREAVRAYTEREHRSTPYVAFAAGTDHPDVATMARREL
- a CDS encoding DUF7856 family protein yields the protein MWRGRAIDLSGVTPPFDGAQIIDAIAGTREKLRVVCEEPCELYAHVGRIEPEMTVQRSTALAAAARSRGWSAPQDEEYSRIQDRIEELSIAGIDTDDARRRLAETTDEIERQRERVARLQGEVKALRQRPEQQTSEPYQELKRAIQKLSELETERAAAEQTLERARERQRRLHDRYDERLALEDRAANLARAARRHLCDRLHDEFTRTVESVPGADDGPVATALALVRLGEISAPIVLECGRFDTVQTAADWLNVPVIGL
- a CDS encoding transcription initiation factor IIB, producing MHSTAIPSCPECDSRVRHDGTESVCEQCGLVLGEDPIDHGPEWRSFDDDDTNPVRTGAPLTRSRHDRGLSTEIGYSSRVKGRKRRQLARMRRQHSRAQISTKAERNQVYAFTEIRRLTSALSLPTSIRDRACVLFDSAQNANLLRGRSIEGFTAAVIYATCRADSVSRTLEEITATARASEAELKAAYRALNRELGLPTGPIDPTEYLPRFACELDLPQSIERRARELVTEAHERGLIAGRNPGGIAAACLYTAAEEASYGLTQDDAAAVAGVTPVTLRSTYYDLTDV
- a CDS encoding DUF7858 family protein — translated: MGLSDIASGVKVTSKQHDRSIAAVDATDTPLSNRLAPFADDLPCTVEAAVTLVESYVDGSSVGKSARTAGLAPVTGAKTLHLLGEPIAPLSPMGRRVVREWIDAQCTRAEALELSNASEVEFALAVFVETHDPLPGVRETLEPVFTPDSAKRSTITKRDVLAETMSNADDLR
- a CDS encoding AAA family ATPase translates to MSSLAVVGATGGAGTTRTCLELAGMLARDGRSVVILDAAYATQGLSDHISDRIAPDMTALVLDDAPLALGLIEFETPEGRLACCPARAPFERLARAKTPTAARRFGELIEEATTSFDHVLVDTPPVASNQAIAAVTSVDHIVVAIRANSPGIDGWVRIHDRLADLGCPEPTMIRTNADGNGSSERRLPPPDTTDPNRTPTVLHADTSFTAAVARTVETVFDTTLDLTIETGRDGLL
- the mutS gene encoding DNA mismatch repair protein MutS, which codes for MTAEGIVGEYLALKRDSDADLLAMQMGDFYEFFHDDAKTVGQELDLKVSERSSGGETYQMAGVPVDDLTPYVRALVERGYRVAVADQHETENGHARSITRVVTPGTLLETTTEDAQYLAAVVEGADQTEDTEYGLAFVDITTGQFHVTTVTGEDAVLTELYRFTPTEVLPGPDTRSNDRLLERLAERVETNTTLHTTEAFAPGRARHTVREQFGAVKESVGLERETAIRAAGAVLSYIDETGISVLAAVTRLHRYHPDDHVELDATTQRNLELVETMTGGGRSLFETIDHTVTSAGRRLLKEWLTRPRRSQSELERRQACVQALCESAMVREELRELLDDASDLERAASRSVSGSADAHTLLRVRETLALLPKVADRIERSDRLAGSPLSEIVGRPDHTAVVELQTALSDALADDPPQTLTQGELIRRGYDDELDALIKEYESAVEWIDTLAERESRRHDIGRLSVDRNKTDGYYIQVPKSETDAVPDEYEGIKTLKNSQRYVTDELRERERDVLRLEERRGELEYELFEELRTRVAEHASLLQDVGRSLAELDVVASLARHAVRHDWTRPMLTGPGPIDIQAGRHPVVETQTEFVPNDLSMTEDWRFLVVTGPNMSGKSTYMRQTALIVLLAQIGSFIPAREATIGLVDGIYTRVGAIDELAQGRSTFMIEMQELSNILHSATEESLVILDEVGRGTATYDGISIAWATTEYLHNRINAKTLFATHYHELTDLADRLPGVHNVHMAAEDRGGDVTFLWTIEDGPADRSYGIHVAELASVPSPVVDRSRTVLKRLREDKAIDVRGAKSGTGDTQQVVFDLGSGQFKRASADGGDETDDEREAVIEELSDIDVNEQSPVELLSTVQRWQERLEE
- a CDS encoding ABC transporter substrate-binding protein yields the protein MVERDRSVRPPTRRGVLKAGGGVLVGGLLAGCIDGRSGTGSTSSPDGEGRSVAVAPVGDVSLDTPPERIFSVYPQYADMAVALGYSDAVNSVYVPEMSGSTMNHYYNQLEGVSFDWEDLESPLSDGLAKELLYELDSDVHFADPAWVSTQKGWTQADITDVREHVAPWIGNFYSGTHADPPKGYADRYEYYTLWELFGAIAELLGEQKRYRSLKKIHADMHSTIESKLPPKNERPTAVRVTLGDGVFWTYHLNRPGYWLADTRPLGAIDAFADRNWEQLWGEVGYEAMVEADPDVILHLWGMTPDYSTEQVLDTMANHPVGKRLSAVSNDRVYAQGMRYQGPIMNLFQLEMTAKQLYPDQFGAWPGYVDGDPYPEIPEDERLFDRGRVAEIITGNA